The following coding sequences lie in one Bifidobacterium sp. ESL0690 genomic window:
- a CDS encoding aminoglycoside phosphotransferase family protein, with the protein MNTDNEVTLANVAGHFRLEGNLSTIEPYGDGHINRTYLVTTNAKRYILQKMNTNVFPDTKNLMRNIELVTSYLRLKGKETLDIIRTDEGATYYCDSTGSWRVYAFIEHTISYNLVPDAMVFRNAGAAFGGFQNDLAAFDASQLNVTIAHFHDTPSRFHDFRAAVSADSQQRGQTCKAEIDFYRQHADWYPLIVDGLADGSIPLRVTHNDTKLNNILMDATTHKARAIIDLDTIMPGSMLFDFGDSIRFGASAALEDEPDLDKVHFSTKLFEAYARGYLGEVKPSITDRELALLPESAIMMTLECGMRFLADYLCGDTYFATAYPQHNLVRCRTQIKLVQEMEEKLEVSHHIVDNVMEDLR; encoded by the coding sequence ATGAACACGGACAATGAGGTCACCCTGGCGAACGTTGCCGGGCACTTTCGGCTTGAGGGAAATCTTTCGACGATCGAGCCGTACGGCGACGGCCATATCAACCGTACATATCTGGTGACGACCAACGCAAAACGCTACATTCTCCAGAAGATGAACACCAACGTATTCCCGGATACCAAAAACCTCATGCGCAACATCGAACTGGTCACCTCGTATCTGCGTCTGAAAGGCAAAGAGACATTGGATATCATCAGAACGGATGAGGGTGCCACCTACTATTGCGATTCCACGGGCTCGTGGCGTGTCTACGCGTTTATCGAACACACGATTTCCTACAACCTGGTGCCGGATGCCATGGTCTTTCGTAACGCCGGCGCGGCTTTCGGCGGCTTCCAGAACGACCTCGCCGCGTTTGACGCCTCGCAGCTGAACGTAACCATCGCCCATTTCCACGACACTCCAAGCCGTTTCCATGATTTCAGGGCTGCGGTTAGCGCAGATTCGCAGCAGCGTGGCCAGACCTGCAAGGCCGAGATTGACTTTTATCGGCAGCATGCCGACTGGTATCCGCTGATTGTGGACGGCCTGGCCGATGGTTCGATTCCGCTGCGGGTGACCCATAACGACACGAAGCTCAACAACATCCTGATGGATGCCACCACGCATAAGGCCCGGGCCATCATCGACCTCGACACCATCATGCCCGGCTCGATGCTTTTCGATTTCGGCGATTCCATCAGATTCGGCGCATCCGCGGCGTTGGAAGACGAACCGGACCTCGACAAAGTGCATTTCAGCACGAAGCTGTTCGAGGCATACGCGCGTGGATATCTAGGCGAGGTCAAGCCGAGCATCACCGATCGTGAGCTGGCGTTATTGCCTGAAAGCGCCATCATGATGACGCTGGAATGCGGCATGCGTTTCCTTGCCGACTATCTTTGTGGTGATACCTATTTCGCCACTGCCTATCCGCAACACAATCTGGTGCGTTGCCGTACGCAGATCAAGCTGGTACAGGAGATGGAAGAGAAACTTGAGGTCAGCCATCATATCGTTGACAACGTGATGGAGGATTTGCGATGA
- a CDS encoding ROK family protein codes for METSSPATSLTLHTPGKNMKASPTDVRRNNRLLIFGLLFPSHQYSRAELGRKTGLSRVAVSDVVKDMLNEGILCETGQETHNTGKGKRGTLLGIDTTQLHIISIDLSQAHLVRGAVTNLLGAPLIHSETVLGAEEKVQIETVIELIEELSKRTNNIIGIGISTTGVVQDGVIRRSTELGWENLDLKTPLEHRFSMPVFLTNDAAASVLTERYFGQAGPNVLFVKIDRGIGSATLLNDTVIVGENHAGGEIGHISINPNGPLCRCGKRGCLEMTLSAPALREQLRGKDAEEQTQIISHAGQQLASALSMPIGLLDVEDVCIYGPPDIVNSTFCGAAQHYADLTTASSFRKHTTIRRCQCGPDISLTGAAIIVAQNYVSN; via the coding sequence ATGGAGACTTCTTCGCCAGCTACCTCCCTTACCCTTCACACTCCCGGCAAAAACATGAAGGCCAGCCCCACTGACGTCCGTAGAAACAATCGGCTACTCATTTTCGGGCTTCTGTTTCCCTCCCACCAATATTCACGTGCCGAGCTCGGCCGCAAAACCGGGCTTTCACGAGTGGCGGTTTCCGACGTCGTAAAGGATATGCTCAACGAAGGCATACTGTGCGAAACCGGCCAAGAGACGCACAATACCGGCAAAGGCAAGCGCGGCACCCTGCTCGGCATCGACACCACACAGCTGCACATCATCTCCATCGACCTTTCACAGGCGCATCTGGTGCGGGGCGCTGTGACCAATCTTCTGGGAGCGCCGCTTATTCACTCGGAAACCGTGCTGGGAGCCGAGGAAAAGGTCCAAATCGAGACTGTCATCGAACTCATCGAAGAACTATCGAAGCGGACGAACAACATCATCGGAATAGGAATCTCCACAACCGGCGTAGTGCAGGATGGCGTGATTCGGCGCTCCACCGAGCTAGGCTGGGAAAATCTCGACCTGAAAACTCCTTTGGAGCACCGTTTCTCAATGCCGGTATTCCTGACCAACGATGCGGCGGCTTCGGTATTGACCGAACGCTATTTCGGGCAGGCGGGCCCGAACGTGCTGTTCGTGAAAATCGATCGCGGCATCGGTTCGGCGACACTCCTCAACGACACGGTGATTGTGGGCGAAAACCATGCGGGTGGTGAAATCGGACATATCTCCATTAATCCGAACGGACCGTTGTGCCGTTGCGGGAAACGCGGCTGCTTGGAAATGACGTTGTCGGCACCTGCCCTGCGCGAACAGCTGCGAGGCAAGGATGCGGAGGAACAAACCCAGATCATCAGCCATGCAGGCCAGCAACTCGCATCGGCCTTGTCGATGCCCATCGGACTGCTCGACGTGGAAGACGTCTGCATCTACGGTCCGCCGGATATCGTCAACAGCACGTTCTGCGGCGCCGCACAGCATTATGCTGACCTTACCACGGCTTCAAGCTTCCGCAAGCACACCACCATCCGACGCTGCCAGTGCGGCCCGGACATTTCACTGACCGGAGCGGCCATCATCGTCGCCCAAAACTATGTCAGCAACTAG
- the dtd gene encoding D-aminoacyl-tRNA deacylase, protein MRIVLQKVSKADIDVVDEISGEVDVSFEPQHIGIGYVLLVGVSDEDGQEQIDWLARKISKLRVFEDQNGKMNLSLAQVGGEILSVSQFTLFGDVRKGNRPSFINAGEPEHAKRIWLQFNEALRAEGINVKEGRFGSHMRVSLTNDGPVTILFDTDELMAKK, encoded by the coding sequence ATGAGAATCGTGTTGCAGAAAGTCAGTAAAGCCGATATCGACGTCGTCGATGAAATCAGCGGGGAGGTTGATGTCTCGTTCGAGCCGCAGCATATCGGGATTGGGTACGTGCTGCTCGTCGGAGTCAGCGACGAAGACGGGCAGGAACAAATCGACTGGCTCGCGCGAAAAATCAGCAAGCTGCGCGTCTTCGAGGACCAGAACGGGAAGATGAACCTTTCGCTGGCCCAGGTCGGCGGCGAAATCCTGTCGGTCTCACAGTTCACGCTGTTCGGCGACGTACGGAAGGGCAACCGCCCGAGTTTCATCAACGCCGGCGAACCGGAACATGCCAAACGTATCTGGCTTCAATTCAATGAGGCCTTACGGGCGGAAGGCATCAACGTCAAGGAGGGCCGTTTCGGCTCGCACATGCGAGTGAGCCTGACCAATGACGGCCCGGTGACCATCCTCTTCGATACCGACGAGCTGATGGCCAAAAAATAA
- a CDS encoding FtsQ-type POTRA domain-containing protein has translation MAGRRVTSGSGGKSGSRRRGRNGRSSASSSWRSSASDDEEMVNDFGVATGKRRKSANSDFRYNEKRHTSADQSRKSSDGGSGRRARSVVSGSTVGDDSTINPRRNRRRVAVSKTASGSGRSGQSSQSDQTVQSGQSGQIVQSSHSPKSRNKKAVGFFHRRQSAKPKYGIDEPLTDADRTAQPHAVRSPRSASSLGGPTKSAPGGFVDARALKNEDLVGETLNQTSSPLGVAARPKIIDFNARLKERRRISAWKTVTKVLAALVVVALLAVLGWVLVFSPVFLLDPHQISVSGENQWVSKSRVVSIADKQAGKSLLLVSGGDVEQELKDIPGVSMAKVEKIYPKGLKVSITAQEPAAMLKTPDGSETAVDGYGRVLNKVGDVSTKGIPVIEVDNVQASLRDRSVQQALKVLNLLPHNMRGSITKVTAKTQDSITTELNGGQRVIVWGDASDMKLKKAVVDKIINDPTKIGDKHQVDVSAPLRPIIK, from the coding sequence ATGGCCGGCCGCCGTGTAACCAGCGGAAGCGGGGGCAAAAGCGGTTCGCGCCGTCGCGGGCGTAATGGCCGTAGTTCTGCTTCATCGTCGTGGAGGTCTTCGGCTTCTGACGACGAGGAGATGGTCAATGATTTTGGTGTAGCCACAGGAAAGCGCAGAAAATCAGCGAATTCGGATTTCCGTTATAACGAAAAAAGGCACACATCCGCTGACCAGTCGAGAAAGAGTTCCGACGGCGGCTCCGGGCGTCGGGCGCGTTCCGTGGTCTCTGGTTCAACTGTCGGCGATGACTCGACGATAAATCCTCGCCGCAACAGGCGCAGGGTTGCCGTTTCGAAAACGGCGTCGGGTAGCGGACGATCTGGCCAATCAAGCCAATCTGATCAAACTGTTCAATCCGGACAATCTGGTCAAATCGTTCAATCTTCCCATTCCCCAAAATCCCGCAACAAAAAAGCCGTCGGTTTTTTCCATCGCCGTCAATCCGCTAAACCAAAATACGGAATCGACGAACCGTTGACTGATGCCGACCGGACTGCGCAGCCCCACGCTGTTCGCTCGCCGCGTTCGGCTTCTTCACTCGGCGGCCCCACCAAAAGCGCTCCTGGGGGCTTCGTCGATGCCAGAGCGCTTAAAAACGAGGATCTGGTGGGGGAGACCTTGAACCAGACCTCCAGTCCGTTGGGGGTCGCTGCGCGTCCGAAGATCATCGATTTCAACGCGCGTCTGAAGGAACGCCGACGGATCAGCGCATGGAAGACGGTGACCAAAGTCTTGGCTGCCCTCGTTGTTGTAGCGCTTCTTGCGGTGCTTGGGTGGGTGCTCGTCTTTTCTCCGGTCTTTCTGCTCGACCCGCACCAGATTTCCGTATCCGGCGAAAACCAGTGGGTCAGCAAATCCCGGGTCGTTTCCATCGCTGATAAACAGGCTGGCAAATCGCTACTGCTGGTTTCGGGCGGGGATGTCGAGCAGGAGCTGAAGGACATTCCTGGCGTTTCGATGGCCAAGGTCGAGAAAATATATCCTAAAGGGTTGAAAGTCAGTATTACTGCGCAAGAGCCGGCCGCCATGCTTAAAACGCCCGACGGCAGCGAAACCGCAGTTGACGGCTATGGCCGTGTGCTCAACAAGGTCGGCGATGTTTCCACCAAGGGCATCCCGGTCATCGAAGTCGACAATGTACAGGCAAGCCTTCGCGATCGTTCCGTCCAGCAGGCGTTGAAGGTCCTGAACCTTCTTCCACACAATATGCGCGGCTCCATCACCAAGGTCACCGCCAAAACGCAGGATTCGATTACCACGGAGCTCAACGGCGGTCAGCGCGTCATCGTATGGGGCGATGCCTCCGACATGAAGCTCAAGAAGGCCGTGGTCGACAAGATCATCAATGACCCCACCAAGATCGGTGACAAGCATCAGGTCGACGTTTCTGCCCCGCTGCGCCCGATTATCAAATAA
- a CDS encoding Mur ligase domain-containing protein, with translation MQSTIGSETIVLDPTKAAFGPSDSLASLGRTHFIGIGGAGMSVLAEMLHEEGVEVSGSDRAANAKTDRLTALGVKVYFGQRAENVTGAQTVVYSSAIKPDNPEIVAAAAAGARIVHRSDILALLMASKCAVSVAGAHGKTTTSSLISHILVNAGVEADAEDGARTGMNDKPSAESNGKTSMGAVKLADPSYAIGGSIQGPDGVAIDGGHAGSGDVLVAEADESDGSFEKYRPQFALITNAEADHLDHYGDAEHYQQAFVEYASHAKGFVVMSIDDKGAQAIVRALPDEVAAKTICYTIAPIGDIAQIVGMNDADNSTDVDKEVMQNVAGSACPQLVRILSEQESAGDGTERFTIELPAGFAGSDQVRRIPVTLRIPGIHNARNATAALIVTTLLGMDPVLAARTAATFRGASRRFEVNGVEDDVTVVDDYAHHPTEIAALLDAARRRYPDSTIRVLFQPHLFSRTKFFIKRFAEALAKADDVVIAPIYPARERQEDFPDITSQIVVDAAGSLDHNPAEGWICVSKTLEEGAKTLVRHAKPGDVLITVGAGDVTTMDDVMLEMLKARAGESR, from the coding sequence GTGCAGTCAACTATCGGCTCTGAAACTATCGTGCTTGACCCGACAAAGGCCGCGTTCGGCCCGTCGGATTCGTTGGCATCGTTGGGACGGACGCATTTCATCGGCATCGGCGGAGCCGGCATGAGCGTGCTTGCCGAAATGCTTCACGAAGAAGGCGTCGAAGTCTCCGGTTCCGATCGCGCTGCCAATGCCAAGACCGATCGGTTGACCGCTCTGGGCGTGAAGGTGTATTTCGGTCAGCGTGCCGAAAACGTGACGGGTGCACAGACCGTCGTCTATTCCAGCGCCATCAAACCCGATAACCCGGAAATCGTCGCCGCTGCAGCGGCCGGGGCTCGTATCGTTCATCGTAGCGACATCCTCGCGCTGCTGATGGCCAGCAAGTGTGCGGTCAGCGTCGCCGGTGCGCACGGCAAGACCACCACCAGTTCGTTGATTTCCCATATTCTCGTCAATGCCGGGGTTGAGGCTGATGCGGAAGATGGTGCACGAACCGGTATGAACGACAAGCCGAGCGCCGAAAGCAATGGGAAAACCAGTATGGGAGCCGTCAAGCTCGCCGACCCGAGCTATGCCATCGGCGGTTCCATCCAAGGACCTGACGGTGTCGCCATCGATGGCGGACATGCTGGCAGCGGCGACGTTCTGGTGGCTGAAGCCGACGAATCCGACGGTAGTTTCGAAAAGTACCGGCCGCAATTCGCGCTGATCACCAATGCCGAAGCCGATCACCTTGACCATTATGGCGACGCCGAACACTATCAGCAGGCGTTCGTCGAATATGCCAGCCATGCCAAGGGCTTTGTCGTCATGTCCATCGACGACAAAGGTGCCCAGGCTATCGTGCGTGCGCTGCCGGACGAGGTCGCCGCCAAGACAATCTGCTATACCATAGCGCCAATTGGTGATATTGCTCAAATCGTCGGGATGAATGACGCGGATAATAGTACTGACGTCGATAAAGAAGTCATGCAAAATGTTGCAGGCAGCGCCTGCCCACAGCTTGTCCGTATCCTTTCGGAACAGGAAAGTGCGGGAGACGGCACGGAACGATTCACCATCGAATTGCCCGCTGGTTTCGCCGGAAGCGACCAAGTGCGTCGTATACCGGTTACTCTGCGGATTCCCGGCATCCACAACGCTCGCAACGCGACTGCGGCACTGATCGTCACAACGTTGCTGGGCATGGACCCGGTGCTCGCCGCCCGCACGGCTGCAACATTCAGGGGTGCGTCGCGTCGTTTTGAGGTCAACGGCGTCGAGGATGACGTTACGGTCGTCGACGACTATGCCCACCATCCCACCGAAATCGCGGCGTTGCTCGACGCCGCACGTCGCCGCTACCCGGATTCGACTATCCGTGTGCTCTTCCAGCCGCATCTGTTCAGCCGCACCAAGTTCTTCATCAAGCGTTTTGCCGAAGCGCTGGCCAAAGCCGACGATGTCGTCATCGCGCCCATCTACCCAGCGCGCGAACGGCAGGAGGATTTCCCGGATATCACTTCGCAGATCGTCGTGGATGCGGCGGGCAGTCTGGATCACAACCCTGCCGAAGGTTGGATTTGCGTTTCGAAGACCCTTGAGGAAGGTGCCAAGACGCTGGTTCGCCACGCCAAGCCTGGCGATGTGCTCATCACTGTCGGAGCCGGCGATGTCACCACAATGGACGATGTTATGCTCGAAATGCTCAAAGCGCGTGCGGGGGAGTCGCGCTGA